A genomic window from Cardiocondyla obscurior isolate alpha-2009 linkage group LG02, Cobs3.1, whole genome shotgun sequence includes:
- the LOC139110174 gene encoding uncharacterized protein, giving the protein MAQNASSNVQATSSGSSAHAQHVEAFYRVPKMPAFYKTDPALWFIQVEASLGNAGIKSQITMADTVVAHLDIEAVALINDLVESPDPVKQYELIKERIVSTFAVSFAAKLRQLLKGQVTLEGKPSQILAKMRNLCGSFCGDSVLRSIFLESLPKPCRAVLVTSKTDNLQDLAQLANTIMDVYGLTPQYSVASSTKVCSSEFANVNKNALSSSSSSIERTLELLLKQMQRLSTQDRTRNRYRNGPNNNLSRSRSRSRSRSAAGICWIHRKYGIKAVHYVKPCSWKQPADHSLN; this is encoded by the coding sequence ATGGCGCAAAATGCTAGTAGCAATGTTCAAGCGACTTCATCCGGTTCCTCAGCGCACGCGCAGCACGTTGAGGCTTTCTACCGAGTCCCAAAAATGCCtgcattttataaaactgatCCTGCTCTTTGGTTTATCCAAGTCGAAGCTTCACTTGGAAACGCGGGCATTAAAAGCCAAATTACTATGGCGGACACCGTAGTCGCTCACCTCGACATCGAGGCCGTTGCTTTAATCAACGATTTGGTTGAAAGCCCCGATCCGGTTAAACAGtacgaattaataaaagagcGAATTGTTTCCACGTTTGCGGTATCCTTTGCGGCTAAATTGCGCCAGTTACTAAAAGGGCAAGTTACCCTCGAAGGGAAGCCATCTCAAATCCTTGCGAAAATGCGTAATCTGTGTGGATCGTTTTGTGGCGATTCTGTATTGCGTTCGATATTTCTTGAATCCCTTCCGAAACCATGTCGCGCTGTACTAGTTACTAGTAAAACCGATAATTTACAAGATTTGGCGCAACTTGCCAATACTATCATGGATGTTTATGGCCTTACGCCACAGTATTCCGTTGCGTCATCTACTAAAGTTTGTTCTTCTGAATTtgcaaatgttaataaaaatgcactTTCTTCATCCTCTAGCTCCATTGAGAGAACGCTGGAGCTGTTGCTTAAGCAAATGCAAAGATTATCGACTCAGGATCGTACTCGCAACCGTTATCGTAATGGCCCTAATAATAACCTTTCGcgctctcgttctcgttctcgtAGCCGTTCTGCAGCCGGAATCTGTTGGATTCATAGAAAATACGGCATTAAAGCAGTACACTACGTTAAACCTTGCTCGTGGAAACAACCCGCTGACCACTCGTTAAACTAA
- the LOC139110165 gene encoding uncharacterized protein, translating into MSQSMDSIIRSQTDLYGRISRSVENLKKGGAAKITPGSIETRLRLLDNYWSKFEKGHETLHTSFWTELAEHDYVKADAYSMVEEAYVSQRAILMDLAEEHRKTEEKPELSLRKGEDLFQSMIARDSSLMEVEKLHYLRCCLKGEAEQLVKNIPTTADNYERVWTMLKEYYANKRMLVRSCFSTFTSLSKMRTESVQELRRLFHNVLQTAGTMEGIRRPITDNDLFIHLVIELLDSRSRREWETAIGGTTEPPTFEELKNFLENRLRALEALYPAGHDTSTKTSTVSKPARALVTHTAPFSTGVSSPGKGLQRAETMPQKIVCASIASESMPLASVLQKKVVSPAEDGTTQPFTKHSFEAQRSCTEQLNQQVHCQQVQLQQVHQPSRRKSRKSVPPRKTPQSLRALIDPGSEVSIISEVLVEKLHLPRKADTTTIFGIGGDKTCYARGRVNFNLKSCVNQEFCVKISALILPRVTVNTQRVINNNESWPHLQSLVFADPDFSSNDPIDLILGAEVHAIIIENGLRKGTAKMPVALKTALGWILSGSTGEIQSATFVSINHCQTQENIVELVSRFWQQEELPLKSIPLTDADRKCEEYFTETTQRLPSGRYMVRLPFAKQGPEFANSRPSSINIFSKLEKRLSSQPHLRFQYNQFLHEYEMLGHMSKTTLPTSDKHYYLPHHGVFKGNDPNSKLRVVFNASARFKNSESLNDVLLNGPNLLPALSDIISNWRRYQIAITTDIEKVYRQIKIHPEDRDYQRIIWRPSSIYEYFDYTLNTVTYGLCSASYLANRVIKQLALDEANNFPLGASVLRHETYMDDILTGADSVSSAKILITQLINICTAGGFPLAKWSFNSSKLNKIIPTSEPSKGPVDFHSDITHTILGLRWNPAEDFFYFHVTPLENQIPTKRIVLSETARFFDPLGWLAPVIVKAKILIQTLWLKGNDWDHPLDKDDFNLWYQFRKELLRLSEIKIPRWLKTTKTTSLIELHGFTDASERAYAAVIFVKISQNNESKISLLQAKTRVAPLKKISLPRLELCAATLLTRSVIHVQATIKLKFNSINLWSDSTVTLAWLKGHPSKWTTYVANRVSEIQQALPPAYWNHIPGPENPADCASRGLLPSELLNHPLWWSGPEWLKQNNNEQPKQNNFDINSEELSAIKNEQKSQVLTITTLPKENELLLKFSTLLKLLRITALCRRWLKGSSKGPLSWSEINKSLNFWIITTQRLWFSEEIKLLTDGKSLPRNNALSPLSPIISEIGILRVGGRLRNASLSRDQQHPIILPKRSNLTFLIIDHYHKRTLHGGPQLTLSTIRQRYWLMGGRASVKEHIKNCVPCVRWIGTSPHPQMSDLPQARVTANRPFLNTGIDYAGPLIIKTSKGRGQRAHKAFLAIFIYKELRKFFAESIKSKEFTQTIANQAIKWKFNPPSAPHFGGIWEAAVKATKHHIRRVIGEATLTFEEMYTLLTQIEACLNSRPLIPLSADPEDLEALTPGHFLIENALNAVPEPCLTNISDNRLSRWELVQKMRDHFWRRWSAEYLPTLNIRSKWRTTQPNLQVGMLCLIKGETTSPGKWPLARIIGTHPGSDRQVRVITMISDINIRQLTRWPYEVRVIRVQSPTLFWVKLINGEKAHLEMLEQLTAFMRIAVANLMLLPHEVTVGTLVAIREGLKWQRGIIDDVSAT; encoded by the exons ATGAGTCAAAGCATGGATTCAATAATCCGTAGCCAGACGGATTTATACGGGCGTATTTCACGCTCagtggaaaatttaaaaaagggaGGTGCGGCTAAAATCACTCCCGGCTCCATCGAGACTCGCTTGAGACTTCTCGATAATTATTGGAGCAAATTCGAAAAGGGTCATGAAACTCTTCATACTAGTTTTTGGACGGAACTTGCCGAGCATGATTATGTTAAGGCCGATGCCTATAGCATGGTCGAAGAAGCTTATGTCTCGCAGCGGGCAATCTTGATGGATCTTGCAGAAGAACATCGCAAAACAGAGGAAAAACCCGAGCTCTCTCTGCGCAAGGGCGAA GATCTTTTTCAATCTATGATAGCACGAGATTCGTCATTAATGGAGGTAGAAAAACTCCATTATTTACGCTGCTGTCTCAAGGGTGAGGCAGAGCAGctagtaaaaaatattcccaCTACCGCCGACAACTACGAACGAGTATGGACTAtgttaaaagaatattacgcTAATAAGCGTATGCTTGTGCGATCCTGCTTTTCAACGTTTACTTCATTGTCTAAAATGCGGACTGAGTCTGTCCAAGAACTAAGACGACTCTTCCATAATGTGCTTCAGACTGCCGGAACAATGGAAGGAATTCGCCGTCCTATTACTGATAACGATCTCTTTATCCATTTAGTGATCGAGCTATTGGATTCTCGTTCACGCCGCGAGTGGGAAACTGCGATCGGTGGCACTACCGAACCACCTACCTTTgaagagttaaaaaattttttggaaaatcGGTTGCGGGCTCTAGAAGCTCTATACCCTGCGGGACATGACACCTCGACAAAAACATCAACTGTTTCTAAGCCAGCCCGAGCTTTGGTTACGCACACCGCGCCATTTAGCACGGGAG TGAGTTCTCCAGGAAAGGGCCTGCAGCGCGCCGAGACTATGCCGCAGAAAATAGTTTGTGCATCAATTGCTTCGGAAAGCATGCCGTTAGCCAGTGTCCTTCAAAAAAAAGTTGTGTCTCCTGCGGAAGACGGCACCACTCAACCATTCACGAAACATTCCTTCGAAGCCCAGCGATCATGCACAGAACAACTCAACCAGCAGGTTCATTGCCAGCAGGTTCAGCTTCAACAGGTCCATCAACCATCTCGTCGCAAAAGCCGGAAGAGCGTCCCGCCACGCAAGACGCCTCAGTCAC tgcGAGCGCTCATAGATCCGGGTTCGGAAGTTTCAATTATTTCGGAAGTTCTCGTAGAAAAACTACATTTACCCCGAAAAGCAGACACCACCACAATTTTCGGCATTGGTGGTGATAAAACTTGTTACGCGCGCGGTCGtgtcaatttcaatttaaaatcttGTGTGAATCAGGAATTTTGCGTAAAGATTTCGGCGTTAATTTTACCTCGTGTTACCGTTAATACACAGCGTGTTATTAACAACAATGAGTCATGGCCACATTTGCAAAGCCTAGTGTTTGCTGATCCCGATTTTTCCTCTAACGATCctatcgatttaattttaggaGCAGAAGTTCACGCCATTATAATAGAAAATGGCTTGCGAAAGGGCACAGCTAAAATGCCCGTAGCTTTAAAAACAGCATTAGGATGGATTTTATCCGGATCTACGGGTGAAATTCAGTCTGCCACTTTTGTCTCCATAAATCATTGCCAAACTCAAGAAAATATAGTAGAACTGGTATCGCGTTTCTGGCAACAGGAAGAATTACCACTAAAATCAATCCCTCTTACCGACGCAGATCGAAAGTGCGAGGAATATTTTACTGAAACTACTCAACGATTGCCGTCAGGCCGTTATATGGTTAGACTGCCGTTCGCTAAGCAAGGCCCGGAGTTTGCAAACTCTCGACCGTCGtcaattaatatcttttcaaAGCTAGAAAAACGCCTTAGCTCACAACCTCATTTACGTTTTCAATACAACCAATTCTTACACGAATACGAAATGTTAGGACACATGTCCAAAACAACGCTTCCAACATCTGACAAACATTATTACCTGCCTCATCATGGGGTATTCAAGGGCAACGACCCTAATTCAAAATTACGAGTAGTTTTCAATGCCTCTGCACGCTTTAAAAATTCAGAGTCTCTCAATGATGTATTGCTTAACGGACCTAATCTACTTCCTGCACTTTctgatataatttctaattggCGACGGTATCAGATAGCTATAACCACAGATATAGAAAAAGTGTATCGGCAGATTAAAATTCACCCAGAGGATCGAGACTACCAGCGAATAATTTGGCGTCCGAGTtctatttatgaatattttgattaTACACTAAATACTGTTACTTATGGATTATGTTCTGCGTCATATTTAGCTAACCGagtaattaaacaattagCCCTCGACGAAGCGAACAATTTTCCTTTAGGCGCATCGGTTCTCCGTCATGAAACATACATGGACGATATATTGACTGGCGCAGATTCAGTATCATCCGCAAAAATCTTAATTAcgcagttaattaatatttgcacgGCGGGCGGTTTCCCTTTAGCCAAATGGTCGTTCAATAGCAGTAAACTAAACAAAATAATACCGACATCTGAGCCAAGCAAGGGTCCAGTAGATTTTCACAGTGATATTACGCACACTATTTTAGGCCTTCGCTGGAATCCTGCAGaggatttcttttattttcatgtaaCACCATTAGAGAATCAAATACCTACGAAAAGAATAGTACTCTCCGAAACAGCCCGGTTTTTCGATCCTCTCGGTTGGCTTGCACCGGTCATTGTTAAAGCAAAAATCTTAATCCAAACGCTCTGGCTTAAGGGAAATGATTGGGATCATCCATTAGATAAAGACGATTTCAATTTATGGTATCAATTTCGCAAGGAATTATTAAGGCTGtcggaaattaaaataccaCGGTGGCTTAAGACCACGAAAACAACATCTTTAATAGAATTGCATGGTTTCACAGATGCCTCCGAGCGAGCTTACGCCGcagtaatttttgttaaaattagcCAGAACAATGAatctaaaatatcattattacAAGCCAAAACTCGCGTAGCAccgctaaaaaaaatatccttaCCTCGATTAGAATTGTGCGCCGCCACTCTTTTAACTCGATCAGTTATACACGTTCAAGCTACTATAAAGTTAAAGTTTAATAGCATTAATCTTTGGTCTGATTCTACCGTAACTCTTGCTTGGCTCAAGGGTCACCCTTCAAAATGGACCACCTACGTAGCAAACCGCGTATCGGAAATCCAGCAAGCATTACCACCTGCTTACTGGAACCATATTCCAGGCCCTGAAAATCCTGCCGACTGCGCTTCTCGCGGTCTCTTGCCAAGCGAACTGCTAAATCACCCACTCTGGTGGTCAGGCCCGGAATGGCTcaagcaaaataataatgaacaaccaaaacaaaataattttgatattaattctgAAGAATTAAGTGCTATTAAAAACGAGCAAAAGTCTCAAGTGCTTACTATAACCACATTACCGAAAGAAAATGagctattattaaaattttcgacATTACTTAAGTTATTAAGAATCACTGCATTATGCCGACGCTGGCTAAAGGGAAGCTCAAAGGGACCATTATCTTggtctgaaataaataaatcgcttAATTTCTGGATCATAACAACACAACGACTTTGGTTCtcggaagaaattaaattattaactgaTGGAAAATCGCTTCCTCGAAATAATGCTTTATCTCCTCTGTCTCCTATTATAAGCGAGATCGGAATTTTAAGAGTCGGCGGTCGGTTACGAAATGCGTCGTTGTCGCGGGATCAGCAGCACCCGATAATATTACCTAAGCGCTCAAATTTAACCTTTTTAATCATAGATCATTATCATAAAAGAACCCTGCATGGTGGACCGCAACTAACATTGTCAACCATAAGGCAACGCTACTGGCTTATGGGAGGCAGAGCGTCAGTAAAAGAACACATTAAAAATTGCGTACCATGCGTTCGTTGGATAGGCACATCTCCGCATCCTCAAATGAGCGATTTGCCGCAAGCTCGGGTTACGGCAAATCGTCCATTTTTAAATACCGGAATAGACTACGCTGGACCTTTAATAATCAAAACAAGCAAGGGTCGAGGGCAAAGAGCCCATAAAGCATTTTTGGccatttttatat acaaagaattaagaaaattttttgctGAAAGTATAAAAAGTAAGGAATTTACTCAAACCATTGCAAATCAAGCaattaaatggaaatttaatCCTCCATCTGCACCTCATTTTGGCGGAATTTGGGAGGCTGCTGTTAAAGCTACAAAACATCATATCCGACGGGTTATCGGAGAGGCTACTCTAACATTTGAGGAAATGTATACTTTACTAACACAAATTGAAGCGTGTTTAAATTCTAGACCCTTGATACCACTCTCCGCTGATCCCGAGGACCTAGAAGCACTTACACCAGGGCACTTCCTTATAGAAAATGCATTAAATGCTGTGCCCGAGCCATGCTTGACTAATATATCCGACAATAGACTTTCCCGCTGGGAACTCGTGCAAAAAATGCGTGACCATTTCTGGCGGCGTTGGTCAGCCGAATACTTGCCTACGCTTAATATACGCTCTAAATGGCGAACAACTCAGCCAAATCTGCAAGTAGGCATGCTCTGCTTAATAAAAGGTGAAACAACGTCGCCAGGTAAATGGCCTCTTGCACGAATTATAGGAACTCATCCGGGCTCTGATCGGCAAGTTAGGGTGATAACA atgatttccgACATCAATATAAGACAACTTACCCGCTGGCCGTACGAAGTACGCgtgatacgcgtacaatcacccacgctattttgggtaaagttaataaacgGAGAGAAGGCTCATTTGGAGATGCTTGAACAATTGACTGCATTTATGAGGATTGCAGTAGCCAACCTCATGCTGTTACCACATGAAGTTACAGTGGGAACCCTTGTTGCTATCCGAGAAGGTTTAAAGTGGCAAAGAGGAATCATCGATGATGTTAGTGCTACATAG